From the genome of Arvicola amphibius chromosome 9, mArvAmp1.2, whole genome shotgun sequence, one region includes:
- the Rnf8 gene encoding E3 ubiquitin-protein ligase RNF8 isoform X1, which translates to MGEPDPLGSGQLAAGRSWCLRRLGMDREWLQLEAASEVTIGRGFGVTYQLISKVCPLMISRNHCVLKQNPEGQWTIMDNESLNGVWLNRERLAPLQVYCIQKGDHIQLGVPLDNKGSAEYEYEVIEEDWGALSPCLAPKNAQTGRKNEDLRTKRKFSLDGLEGPAAEGPSALKCKVPAVSCKTVEPVTVCGKGEAASQPLGYLCPKLTSLGASDKTTGTQACPTLSKVIELYPKQQKASSPSASQSSLELFKVTMSRILRLKTQMHEKQIAILNVKRQTRKGSSKKIVRMEKELQDLQSQLYAEQAQQQARMEQLEKTFQEEEHHLQGLEKEPGEEHLKQQLVQALQEHRALMEELNRSKKDFEKIIQAKNKELEQTKEEKEKVQAQKEEVLSHVNDVLENELQCIICSEYFIEAVTLNCAHSFCSFCISEWMKRKAECPICRKDIESQTHSLVLDNCINKMVDNLGSEVKERRSLLLRERKAKRLS; encoded by the exons ATGGGCGAGCCCGACCCTTTGGGCTCGGGGCAGCTCGCGGCCGGCCGGAGCTGGTGCTTGCGGCGGCTGGGGATGGACCGCGAGTGGTTGCAGCTGGAGGCTGCGAGTGAG GTGACGATAGGACGAGGATTTGGCGTTACCTACCAGCTGATATCCAAGGTCTGCCCCCTGATGATCTCTCGGAACCACtgtgttttgaaacagaatcCTGAGGGACAGTGGACAATTATGGACAACGAG AGTCTGAATGGTGTTTGGCTGAACAGGGAGCGGCTGGCGCCATTACAGGTTTATTGCATCCAAAAGGGAGACCACATCCAGCTTGGAGTGCCGCTGGACAATAAGGGGAGCGCAGAGTATGAATACGAAGTCATTGAAGAAGACTGGGGGGCGCTGTCTCCCTGCCTCGCCCCAAAGAATGCCCAGACAGGGAGGAAAAATGAAGACTTGAGAACTAAAAGGAAGTTCAGTTTGGATGGATTAGAGGGGCCTGCTGCTGAAGGCCCCTCAGCTCTCAAATGCAAAGTACCTGCGGTCTCTTGTAAAACTGTTGAGCCAGTGACTGTATGCGGAAAAGGTGAAGCAGCAAGTCAGCCCTTGGGATATTTGTGTCCTAAGTTGACTTCTCTTGGGGCAAGTGACAAGACCACTGGGACTCAAGCATGCCCTACTCTCTCAAAGGTCATTGAACTTTATCCGAAGCAGCAGAAGGCCTCCAGCCCTTCAGCATCTCAGAGCAGCTTAGAGCTGTTTAAGGTGACTATGTCCAGGATTCTGAGGCTGAAAACACAGATGCACGAGAAACAGATAGCCATCCTAAATGTGAAGAGGCAGACCCGAAAGGGGAGCTCCAAGAAAATCGTCAGGATGGAGAAGGAACTGCAAGACTTACAGTCTCAGCTGTATGCAGAgcaggctcagcagcaagcaaGAATGGAGCAGCTGGAGAAGACTTTCCAGGAAGAGGAGCATCATCTCCAG gGTTTGGAGAAAGAGCCAGGAGAAGAGCACCTGAAGCAGCAGCTGGTCCAGGCTCTGCAGGAG CATCGGGCTCTAATGGAAGAGCTAAACCGCAGCAAGAAGGACTTTGAGAAAATCATTCAAGCCAAGAACAAAGAATTGGAGCAGACCAAG gaagaaaaggagaaggtgcAAGCCCAGAAGGAGGAGGTTCTGAGCCATGTGAACGACGTGCTGGAGAACGAGCTCCAGTGCATCATCTGCTCCGAGTACTTCATCGAG GCTGTCACCCTGAACTGCGCCCACAGTTTCTGCTCCTTCTGTATCAGTGAGTGGATGAAGCGGAAAGCAGAGTGTCCCATTTGCCGAAAAGACATTGAGTCCCAAACCCACTCCCTGGTTTTGGACAACTGCATTAATAAGATGGTAGATAATCTGGGCTCGGAAGTGAAAGAGCGGCGAAGTCTCCTCCTTAGGGAACGGAAAG CAAAGAGACTGTCATGA
- the Rnf8 gene encoding E3 ubiquitin-protein ligase RNF8 isoform X2, giving the protein MGEPDPLGSGQLAAGRSWCLRRLGMDREWLQLEAASEVTIGRGFGVTYQLISKVCPLMISRNHCVLKQNPEGQWTIMDNESLNGVWLNRERLAPLQVYCIQKGDHIQLGVPLDNKGSAEYEYEVIEEDWGALSPCLAPKNAQTGRKNEDLRTKRKFSLDGLEGPAAEGPSALKCKVPAVSCKTVEPVTVCGKGEAASQPLGYLCPKLTSLGASDKTTGTQACPTLSKVIELYPKQQKASSPSASQSSLELFKVTMSRILRLKTQMHEKQIAILNVKRQTRKGSSKKIVRMEKELQDLQSQLYAEQAQQQARMEQLEKTFQEEEHHLQGLEKEPGEEHLKQQLVQALQEEEKEKVQAQKEEVLSHVNDVLENELQCIICSEYFIEAVTLNCAHSFCSFCISEWMKRKAECPICRKDIESQTHSLVLDNCINKMVDNLGSEVKERRSLLLRERKAKRLS; this is encoded by the exons ATGGGCGAGCCCGACCCTTTGGGCTCGGGGCAGCTCGCGGCCGGCCGGAGCTGGTGCTTGCGGCGGCTGGGGATGGACCGCGAGTGGTTGCAGCTGGAGGCTGCGAGTGAG GTGACGATAGGACGAGGATTTGGCGTTACCTACCAGCTGATATCCAAGGTCTGCCCCCTGATGATCTCTCGGAACCACtgtgttttgaaacagaatcCTGAGGGACAGTGGACAATTATGGACAACGAG AGTCTGAATGGTGTTTGGCTGAACAGGGAGCGGCTGGCGCCATTACAGGTTTATTGCATCCAAAAGGGAGACCACATCCAGCTTGGAGTGCCGCTGGACAATAAGGGGAGCGCAGAGTATGAATACGAAGTCATTGAAGAAGACTGGGGGGCGCTGTCTCCCTGCCTCGCCCCAAAGAATGCCCAGACAGGGAGGAAAAATGAAGACTTGAGAACTAAAAGGAAGTTCAGTTTGGATGGATTAGAGGGGCCTGCTGCTGAAGGCCCCTCAGCTCTCAAATGCAAAGTACCTGCGGTCTCTTGTAAAACTGTTGAGCCAGTGACTGTATGCGGAAAAGGTGAAGCAGCAAGTCAGCCCTTGGGATATTTGTGTCCTAAGTTGACTTCTCTTGGGGCAAGTGACAAGACCACTGGGACTCAAGCATGCCCTACTCTCTCAAAGGTCATTGAACTTTATCCGAAGCAGCAGAAGGCCTCCAGCCCTTCAGCATCTCAGAGCAGCTTAGAGCTGTTTAAGGTGACTATGTCCAGGATTCTGAGGCTGAAAACACAGATGCACGAGAAACAGATAGCCATCCTAAATGTGAAGAGGCAGACCCGAAAGGGGAGCTCCAAGAAAATCGTCAGGATGGAGAAGGAACTGCAAGACTTACAGTCTCAGCTGTATGCAGAgcaggctcagcagcaagcaaGAATGGAGCAGCTGGAGAAGACTTTCCAGGAAGAGGAGCATCATCTCCAG gGTTTGGAGAAAGAGCCAGGAGAAGAGCACCTGAAGCAGCAGCTGGTCCAGGCTCTGCAGGAG gaagaaaaggagaaggtgcAAGCCCAGAAGGAGGAGGTTCTGAGCCATGTGAACGACGTGCTGGAGAACGAGCTCCAGTGCATCATCTGCTCCGAGTACTTCATCGAG GCTGTCACCCTGAACTGCGCCCACAGTTTCTGCTCCTTCTGTATCAGTGAGTGGATGAAGCGGAAAGCAGAGTGTCCCATTTGCCGAAAAGACATTGAGTCCCAAACCCACTCCCTGGTTTTGGACAACTGCATTAATAAGATGGTAGATAATCTGGGCTCGGAAGTGAAAGAGCGGCGAAGTCTCCTCCTTAGGGAACGGAAAG CAAAGAGACTGTCATGA